The Cloacibacillus sp. region ATATTTGCCAGATAAAATATTTATAAGTTCATTTATCCTGTGGAGGTATAATACACTCGTTTTTTTATTTGTCAAGCACAATGTTTTCTGTTTGCGAAGTTTGAGGAATGCGCCTCACTTTATGATGTTGAAAAGCGCCGCCCGCGCCGCAATCAAAACGCCCCCGATGGTCTATGACCTCGGGGGCGTTTTGTCTTTAGATGAGTTTAGGTTGTTTGACGACGTGCGCTCAGTCGGCCGCTCTTTCTTCGTGCGGGACGACGAGCGGCGCGCTTTCTGCGACCAGTTTCTCCACACCGTCGCGGCCCTTGCCGTCGCGCACGGCCACTCCCGCTCCGCAGACGCAGCCGCCGGGGCAGGTCATCACCTCTATAAGATCGTATGGAGCGCCGTTTTTAGCATAGGCGCGCAGCCGCGCCATCGCGGCTTTGTTCAGGCCGTTGACGCATGAGGTGCGAACGCCGCTGCCGTCTCCGAGCGCAGCCTTTACCGCCTCCGCGACGCCGCCGCTTACTGCGAAACCGCGGCCCTGCGCCGATGCTTCGGCCTTTAGTTCCGCCTCAGCGCACTTTGACGGGTCTATGTGCGCCGCCTCAAAGAGAGCCGCCAGCTCCTCAAAGGTCATCACATAGTCCACGCAGGAGTCTTCCATTGCCTCCTTGCGTTTTGCGACGCAAGGCCCTATGAATACTGTGACGTTTTTTGGATTTTTCGTCTTTACCATCTCTGCGGTGAAATGCATCGGCGTAGGAGTGTCTGAGATGTGCGCCGTAAGCTCCGGCATGTGGCGGCGCGCCGCCTGTATGTAGGCGTGGCAGCATGAGGTGGTCATGAAGGGACGCCCGTTTTCCATGCGTTCGCGCAGCTCCTCCGCCTCTTCGACGGCGGTGCGGTCTGCGCCGATAGCCACCTCTGCTGCGTCTTTGAAGCCCAGTTCGCGTATCGCTGTGACGAGCTGTCTGTAGCTTGCGGAAAATTGTCCCGCGATGGCGGGCGCGGTGAGCGCGTATATTTGTTTGCTGCTGTCGAGCGCGCGCAGTATGTCGAGTATCTGGCTTCTTTCAAGCACGGCGCCGAACGGGCACGAGGCGACGCAGCAGCCGCAGCTTATGCACTTTGCGTGGTCGAGCGCCGCCACTCCGTTTTCGTCCTTGTGTATGGCGTCCGTTGGGCAGTGCTCCTCGCA contains the following coding sequences:
- a CDS encoding monomeric [FeFe] hydrogenase, with translation MLLNHLVNVKRWVIKSVSEAYLESREVQGGSYAQDSAFRQRIKKLPFEHIPPGSSAKYRCCVYKERAIVRLRVLAGLGFSVEEDDEMTSLLEYADRALKRPKFEGSPLTIIDIACKGCVNARYFVTELCQGCLARPCETACPFGAIHVVNGASAIDKSKCKNCGKCKEVCPYHAIAKISVPCEEHCPTDAIHKDENGVAALDHAKCISCGCCVASCPFGAVLERSQILDILRALDSSKQIYALTAPAIAGQFSASYRQLVTAIRELGFKDAAEVAIGADRTAVEEAEELRERMENGRPFMTTSCCHAYIQAARRHMPELTAHISDTPTPMHFTAEMVKTKNPKNVTVFIGPCVAKRKEAMEDSCVDYVMTFEELAALFEAAHIDPSKCAEAELKAEASAQGRGFAVSGGVAEAVKAALGDGSGVRTSCVNGLNKAAMARLRAYAKNGAPYDLIEVMTCPGGCVCGAGVAVRDGKGRDGVEKLVAESAPLVVPHEERAAD